One stretch of Paenibacillus sp. FSL R5-0341 DNA includes these proteins:
- a CDS encoding RodZ family helix-turn-helix domain-containing protein yields MSELGQQLREARLQKGMSLDDVQEMTKIRKRYLEAIEAGDYKVLPGSFYVRAFIKTYAETVGLNPDELLEGHKKDVPAEEAEATMEPVIQKRSSRPVERSNRWMSVALMWTFPILIVVLLYAYVVLNKDDPEDNQGLDSVKITDSQQQPEDKPDQPADNGQASNPPATDSGTDEGTGEGDTGGNGGGADTEGQTDGQTDGQTDGQTGEDQEEPTDNSPSTVTVAEDGKSGNITNFKVNGSAGKPVTVTIKATGHSWLEVYKGENSSGEKLEYGNTAEGDSFTFELDSAGMYIKSGYAAATTIEVGGQVVTDGKATNRIRLQLGEDSGSTASSTGVENGSTDGTEGTTDSE; encoded by the coding sequence ATGTCTGAACTGGGTCAGCAGTTAAGAGAGGCCCGGCTGCAAAAAGGGATGAGTCTTGACGATGTACAGGAAATGACAAAAATTCGCAAGAGGTATCTGGAGGCCATAGAAGCAGGAGACTACAAAGTGCTGCCGGGCAGCTTCTATGTGCGTGCTTTCATTAAAACCTATGCGGAGACCGTGGGACTGAACCCTGATGAGCTGCTGGAGGGACACAAAAAAGACGTACCGGCAGAAGAGGCGGAAGCAACGATGGAACCGGTTATTCAGAAGCGTTCCAGCCGTCCGGTTGAGCGTAGTAATCGATGGATGTCAGTTGCACTGATGTGGACATTCCCGATTCTGATTGTTGTTTTATTGTATGCTTACGTTGTGTTGAATAAGGATGATCCTGAGGATAACCAAGGGCTGGACTCGGTCAAAATTACAGACAGTCAGCAGCAGCCTGAGGATAAACCGGATCAACCTGCAGACAACGGACAGGCGTCTAACCCTCCTGCGACGGATTCAGGCACTGATGAGGGTACTGGTGAAGGTGACACTGGTGGTAACGGTGGTGGTGCGGACACTGAAGGACAGACGGATGGTCAAACTGATGGCCAAACAGACGGACAGACGGGTGAAGATCAGGAAGAACCGACAGACAATTCACCTTCTACTGTAACGGTTGCAGAAGATGGGAAATCCGGGAATATTACGAACTTCAAAGTCAACGGAAGTGCAGGTAAGCCTGTTACGGTTACGATCAAAGCAACAGGTCATAGCTGGCTGGAAGTGTACAAGGGCGAGAACTCCAGCGGAGAGAAGTTGGAATATGGTAATACAGCCGAAGGCGACAGCTTTACCTTTGAGCTGGATAGTGCAGGTATGTATATTAAGTCCGGTTACGCTGCAGCGACCACGATTGAGGTTGGTGGGCAAGTTGTAACGGATGGCAAGGCGACCAATCGGATCCGTCTGCAGCTTGGTGAAGACAGTGGCAGTACTGCTTCTTCTACAGGTGTTGAAAATGGATCTACGGACGGTACAGAGGGTACCACTGACAGCGAATAA
- a CDS encoding competence/damage-inducible protein A, producing the protein MKAEIIAVGTELLLGQIVNTNARYLSRELAAMGIDVYFQTVVGDNLNRLSEAIRIAQGRADVILFSGGIGPTQDDLTKDALAAVLNRKLHIDRMAMDKIESFFRDRNVDMTENNRRQAIVIDGGTPLANETGLAAGNAISDNDKYYVVMPGPPKELIPMFEQEVKPWLFQHVLTEEMPIYSRMLKFAGIGESALEDRLLDLIDAQTDPTIAPYASEGEVTVRVSTKAASEGEAKLKLDAMEVQIRERLTEHLYANEDVPIEYTIVTMMSDMGLTLSAAESCTGGLVMQSLTSVPGSASMLKGGIVCYSNEIKEKLLNVPHDYLEGEDAPGAVSPEVAKVLAEQIRMIGDADFGLAVTGVAGPGYSERKPPGLVFIALAERGKETEIHELRINGNRETVRIRSAKAILYRLWQKLVAMD; encoded by the coding sequence ATGAAGGCAGAAATCATTGCAGTTGGCACAGAGCTACTGCTTGGACAAATCGTCAATACCAATGCCAGATACCTATCCCGTGAATTGGCTGCGATGGGGATCGATGTATATTTCCAAACGGTGGTTGGGGACAACCTGAATCGGCTCAGTGAAGCCATTCGCATTGCGCAGGGTCGTGCAGACGTTATTTTATTTTCCGGCGGCATTGGGCCTACCCAAGATGATCTGACCAAGGATGCGCTTGCAGCTGTTCTTAATCGGAAATTGCATATCGATCGAATGGCTATGGACAAAATCGAGAGCTTTTTCAGAGATCGTAATGTGGATATGACAGAGAATAACCGACGTCAGGCGATCGTTATTGATGGTGGCACACCTCTGGCTAATGAAACGGGCCTTGCGGCAGGAAATGCGATCTCTGACAATGATAAATATTATGTTGTGATGCCTGGACCACCTAAAGAGCTGATTCCAATGTTTGAACAAGAAGTCAAGCCTTGGCTGTTCCAGCATGTACTTACAGAAGAGATGCCGATCTACTCCCGAATGCTCAAATTCGCAGGTATTGGTGAATCTGCTCTGGAGGATCGACTTCTGGACCTGATTGACGCGCAGACAGACCCTACGATTGCTCCTTACGCGAGCGAAGGCGAAGTTACAGTACGTGTCTCCACCAAGGCCGCGAGTGAGGGAGAGGCGAAGCTGAAGCTGGATGCGATGGAAGTCCAGATTCGGGAACGTTTGACAGAACATCTCTACGCGAACGAGGATGTGCCTATAGAGTACACCATTGTAACTATGATGTCTGACATGGGTCTGACGCTTAGCGCAGCGGAGAGCTGTACAGGAGGGCTTGTCATGCAAAGTCTGACTTCTGTACCCGGAAGTGCTTCGATGCTTAAAGGCGGAATTGTGTGTTACTCCAATGAAATTAAAGAAAAGCTGCTGAATGTGCCTCATGATTACCTGGAAGGTGAAGATGCGCCTGGCGCGGTAAGTCCAGAGGTTGCTAAAGTGCTTGCTGAGCAGATCCGCATGATTGGTGATGCTGATTTTGGCCTGGCCGTTACCGGTGTGGCTGGACCGGGATATTCGGAACGCAAGCCACCTGGACTTGTCTTCATCGCTCTTGCTGAACGTGGAAAAGAGACGGAAATTCATGAGCTGCGCATCAATGGTAATCGTGAGACGGTTCGCATTCGTTCAGCTAAAGCGATTCTCTATCGCTTATGGCAAAAACTTGTGGCAATGGATTGA
- a CDS encoding YajQ family cyclic di-GMP-binding protein, with amino-acid sequence MSSENSFDIVSKMDLQELTNAVTQTEKEIGTRYDFKGSKSSLKLDKDALTIVSDDETKLKAVIDVLQSKMAKRGLPLKNIDYAKVEPASSGTVRQRLNFKQGIDQDIAKKINILIRDSKMKVKSQIQGDQLRVTGKSKNDLQAVMQLLNGANLPLDLQYTNFK; translated from the coding sequence TTGAGTTCAGAAAATTCATTTGATATCGTGTCCAAAATGGACTTGCAAGAACTGACAAATGCCGTTACACAAACCGAGAAGGAAATTGGCACTCGTTATGACTTCAAGGGCAGCAAGAGCAGTCTGAAACTGGATAAGGATGCGTTAACGATCGTATCTGATGATGAGACCAAACTCAAGGCTGTCATTGATGTGCTGCAATCCAAAATGGCAAAGCGTGGTCTACCATTGAAAAACATTGATTATGCCAAAGTAGAGCCAGCGTCTTCTGGTACAGTCCGCCAGCGTTTGAATTTCAAACAGGGGATTGATCAGGACATCGCCAAGAAAATCAATATTCTTATTCGGGACTCCAAGATGAAAGTGAAGAGTCAGATTCAGGGAGACCAGCTGCGGGTAACTGGTAAGAGTAAAAATGATTTGCAAGCAGTAATGCAGCTGTTAAACGGTGCTAACCTGCCTCTGGATTTGCAATATACAAATTTCAAGTAA
- the pgsA gene encoding CDP-diacylglycerol--glycerol-3-phosphate 3-phosphatidyltransferase: MNLPNRITLARICLIPFLMVFLLVDFPFYPEPLQLGSFSLPYNQLIAAVIFIIAASTDGIDGYLARKNNMVTNLGKLLDPLADKLLVTAVLISLVEMGKLDSWIAVVIISREFAVTGLRQIALLDGSVVAASAWGKLKTVVQIVAIVLLLLNNFPFSYTGIHVDIIAVWAAALITIWSGIDYFIKNKNLLHLTKA; the protein is encoded by the coding sequence GTGAATTTACCCAACCGGATTACGCTTGCACGAATTTGCTTAATCCCTTTTTTGATGGTGTTCCTGCTCGTGGATTTTCCATTTTATCCAGAGCCGCTTCAGCTTGGAAGTTTTTCGCTTCCGTATAATCAACTGATTGCTGCTGTTATTTTTATCATCGCCGCAAGCACAGATGGAATTGACGGATACCTTGCGCGGAAAAATAACATGGTTACCAATCTGGGAAAATTGCTTGATCCACTCGCAGACAAGCTGTTGGTCACTGCAGTATTGATCTCGCTTGTGGAGATGGGCAAGCTGGATTCCTGGATTGCAGTTGTTATTATTAGTCGTGAGTTTGCAGTTACCGGCTTGCGTCAAATTGCATTGCTGGATGGTTCGGTTGTCGCCGCCAGTGCATGGGGCAAGCTGAAAACGGTAGTGCAGATTGTGGCGATTGTGCTGTTGCTGTTAAACAATTTCCCGTTTTCGTACACGGGTATTCACGTCGATATTATCGCGGTATGGGCTGCAGCGCTTATTACCATCTGGTCGGGTATCGATTACTTTATCAAAAACAAAAACCTGCTTCATTTAACAAAAGCATAA